From a single Sphingobium sp. genomic region:
- a CDS encoding TolC family protein: MQRKLQLFEGVSLLAAICAGSAIAVAPAWGQTPGSVTAPHGTMESLARHVVATHPEIEAQRQQIRITKARQQAAEAGYLPTIAANGIVQKREIDVKGGGKGDASFVAGQASVEARVRFYDGDRTYNAVQAAKAEVESAQAVLEATTSDILLELLSSAADVQLDRKVRQFSEMQSEAIAEQLRSVGRRLEFGESTRTDENLAKARLASAQAGILAATEQLNVNGYRFRAVSGQSATAVPPLPTLANVPASLAAAQAIALENSPRLRAARFNVEAASKGVNLAAGALLPQVDAVGGYEYLTGGVANLFTGKLPDDRSALYGGIEVRVPIFQPRDFAEIRRSRAIRDQRLAQTGVGLRTINEEVSSSWTRWQSAKSTIEAAEQAVTAIEKAAEGIRKESIEGNRTLSDVLDAQNELLAARITLERSIRNEFAARAGLLAAMGSLTVDAIRPGGMGINNGANSPGRSVLGALPAIASPQAEAVQGDARPGVSALGARRPTPVAIALPQTPNAVVDTRPPTSRLGR, encoded by the coding sequence GTGCAGAGAAAATTGCAGTTATTTGAAGGCGTATCGCTCCTTGCCGCCATTTGTGCCGGCTCGGCTATCGCAGTTGCGCCTGCATGGGGCCAAACACCGGGCAGCGTCACTGCGCCGCACGGGACGATGGAATCGCTTGCGCGCCATGTCGTTGCAACCCATCCCGAAATCGAGGCCCAGCGCCAGCAGATCCGGATCACCAAGGCGCGGCAGCAGGCAGCAGAGGCCGGCTATTTGCCGACAATTGCAGCCAATGGTATCGTGCAAAAGCGCGAGATTGACGTGAAAGGCGGTGGCAAGGGCGATGCCAGTTTCGTCGCCGGCCAAGCATCGGTCGAGGCGCGCGTGCGCTTTTACGATGGCGATCGCACCTATAACGCTGTTCAGGCGGCAAAGGCCGAAGTCGAATCAGCGCAGGCTGTACTTGAAGCGACCACGTCTGACATATTGCTTGAACTTCTGTCTTCCGCCGCGGATGTGCAACTTGATCGGAAGGTACGCCAGTTTTCGGAAATGCAGAGCGAGGCGATCGCAGAGCAACTGCGGTCGGTAGGGCGCAGGCTTGAATTTGGCGAGTCGACCCGCACCGACGAAAATCTGGCCAAGGCCCGATTGGCATCGGCGCAGGCAGGGATATTGGCGGCAACCGAACAATTAAACGTCAACGGATATCGCTTTCGGGCCGTGAGCGGCCAATCTGCCACCGCCGTTCCGCCGCTGCCCACGCTGGCGAATGTGCCGGCGTCATTGGCAGCGGCGCAAGCGATAGCGCTTGAAAACAGCCCGCGACTGCGCGCTGCGCGGTTCAATGTCGAAGCGGCGAGCAAAGGCGTCAATCTTGCAGCGGGCGCGCTCTTGCCGCAAGTTGATGCGGTTGGCGGATATGAATATCTGACTGGCGGCGTTGCCAACCTTTTTACTGGAAAGTTGCCCGATGACCGGTCCGCGCTCTATGGCGGGATCGAAGTGCGCGTCCCGATATTCCAGCCGCGCGACTTTGCCGAAATCCGCCGGTCACGTGCAATCCGGGATCAGCGTCTTGCACAAACCGGTGTTGGATTGCGGACAATAAACGAGGAGGTCTCCTCGAGCTGGACGCGCTGGCAATCGGCGAAAAGCACGATCGAGGCTGCCGAACAGGCTGTCACTGCCATCGAAAAGGCGGCGGAGGGCATTCGTAAGGAATCGATCGAGGGCAACCGCACACTGTCCGACGTGCTTGATGCGCAAAATGAATTGCTGGCTGCGCGGATCACGCTTGAGCGCTCAATACGAAATGAATTTGCCGCACGTGCCGGCCTGCTCGCGGCGATGGGCAGTTTGACAGTCGACGCGATCCGTCCTGGTGGCATGGGCATCAACAACGGTGCAAACAGCCCCGGCAGGTCGGTGCTGGGCGCATTGCCTGCTATTGCTTCCCCGCAAGCTGAAGCCGTTCAGGGTGATGCGCGTCCGGGCGTATCTGCGTTGGGCGCAAGGCGACCGACGCCGGTTGCCATTGCCCTTCCACAAACGCCGAATGCGGTTGTCGACACGCGGCCGCCGACCTCCCGTCTCGGGCGTTAG
- a CDS encoding calcium-binding protein yields the protein MPTVTPSSAPNTPKAAVSRGQVLGTNAVDFIDLNSITSTATLPYNARGNGGDDTVYGNNFDNDLYGDAGNDAVIGRSGNDRIDGGVGNDTLIGDQASFVVVGPGNVVYTGIDNGGVDGNDTLLGGLGNDTAWGGGGNDFIRGDAGNDTLNGQSGDDRIEGGTGTDTIDGGSGQDNLFGGADADNISGGTGDDYIDAGTNTVGIDFVNAGDGNDVVFGDGGPGRNADPDYAYNQSGYDPSLGQADNLFGGDGDDQMFGQGGNDFLDGWTGDDLLWGDDGNDTLWGFTGNDAIDGGAGNDQLLGEDGDDELSGDTGNDFIRGGAGLDFVQGGADNDDIGGGADDDTLNGNDGDDLVNGDAGNDTIWGESGNDLLNGGDGDDVIRGNGDPFFDPSDPSTFDDDTINGGNGNDTVNGDEGNDVINGDAGDDTLSGDDGDDLISGGLGNDNISGGNGNDTVSGNEGNDVINGNSGNDNLSGNDGDDYILGGLGNDTINGNAGNDVLVGEFGSDSMFGGDGNDFMSGDGQFDGLGVPGGGNDFMSGGNGNDFMQGGFGTDTMNGDAGNDTMFGDTGNDTMNGGVGDDYIEGEQGNDTITGGEGNDHMSGGTGRDFFRFDSTDSSPGFGDDVIGAPGFLGSGRDFNLANRDTLVFDVDAGFDPTADITVLTGDWDGQGDALDVLVFTAAGSVIIEDFWEGASAPIEALAAAGAYDSVAAMNTYSQGNASYDMITFV from the coding sequence ATGCCTACTGTAACTCCTTCAAGCGCACCGAATACGCCCAAGGCGGCGGTGTCGCGTGGACAGGTGCTTGGCACCAATGCCGTCGACTTTATCGATCTCAATTCGATCACTTCGACCGCAACTCTGCCGTACAATGCGCGCGGCAATGGCGGTGACGATACCGTCTATGGCAACAACTTCGACAACGACCTGTACGGCGATGCCGGTAATGACGCCGTGATTGGCCGTTCGGGCAATGACCGCATTGATGGCGGCGTTGGCAATGACACGCTGATCGGCGACCAGGCTTCGTTCGTCGTCGTCGGACCGGGCAATGTCGTTTACACCGGCATCGACAATGGCGGAGTTGACGGCAATGATACGCTGCTCGGTGGTCTCGGCAATGACACAGCCTGGGGCGGTGGCGGCAATGATTTCATTCGCGGCGATGCCGGGAATGATACGTTGAACGGCCAGTCGGGTGACGACCGTATCGAAGGCGGCACCGGAACCGACACCATTGATGGCGGATCTGGGCAAGACAATCTGTTCGGCGGCGCCGATGCGGATAACATCTCGGGCGGAACCGGTGACGATTATATCGACGCAGGCACCAACACGGTCGGAATCGATTTCGTCAATGCTGGCGACGGCAACGACGTTGTATTTGGCGACGGCGGCCCCGGCCGCAATGCAGATCCCGACTACGCCTATAACCAGAGCGGTTATGATCCGAGCCTCGGTCAGGCGGACAATCTGTTCGGTGGCGACGGCGATGACCAGATGTTCGGCCAGGGTGGAAATGACTTCCTCGATGGCTGGACTGGCGACGATCTCCTCTGGGGCGATGACGGCAATGACACCCTTTGGGGCTTCACCGGTAATGATGCGATTGACGGCGGAGCTGGGAATGACCAGCTGCTCGGCGAAGACGGCGACGACGAACTGAGTGGTGATACCGGCAACGATTTCATCCGCGGTGGTGCTGGCCTCGACTTCGTTCAGGGCGGTGCCGACAATGATGATATTGGCGGTGGTGCTGATGACGATACGCTCAACGGCAATGACGGCGACGATCTTGTCAACGGCGACGCCGGCAATGACACGATCTGGGGCGAAAGCGGCAACGACTTGCTCAACGGCGGCGACGGCGACGATGTCATCCGTGGCAATGGCGATCCCTTCTTCGATCCCTCGGATCCTTCGACCTTCGACGATGACACGATCAATGGCGGCAACGGCAATGACACGGTCAATGGCGACGAAGGCAATGACGTCATCAATGGCGATGCCGGTGACGACACGCTTTCGGGCGATGACGGGGACGACCTGATCTCGGGTGGCCTCGGCAATGACAATATCTCTGGCGGCAACGGCAATGATACTGTCAGCGGCAATGAAGGTAATGATGTCATCAATGGCAATAGCGGCAATGACAATCTGTCCGGCAATGACGGCGACGATTATATCCTTGGCGGCCTTGGCAACGACACGATCAACGGCAATGCCGGCAATGATGTGCTTGTTGGCGAATTCGGCAGCGATTCGATGTTCGGCGGTGATGGCAATGACTTCATGTCTGGTGACGGTCAGTTCGATGGCCTCGGCGTGCCTGGTGGTGGCAACGACTTCATGTCGGGCGGCAACGGCAATGACTTCATGCAAGGTGGCTTTGGCACCGACACGATGAATGGCGATGCTGGCAATGATACGATGTTCGGCGATACCGGTAACGACACCATGAACGGCGGCGTCGGCGACGATTATATCGAAGGCGAACAGGGCAACGACACCATCACCGGAGGTGAAGGCAATGACCATATGTCGGGTGGAACCGGGCGGGACTTCTTCCGCTTTGACTCGACTGACTCATCGCCGGGCTTTGGCGATGACGTAATCGGTGCTCCCGGATTCCTGGGATCGGGACGCGACTTCAACCTCGCCAACCGCGATACGCTGGTGTTCGATGTTGACGCAGGCTTTGATCCGACAGCCGACATCACTGTGCTGACCGGCGACTGGGACGGCCAAGGCGATGCCCTTGACGTCTTGGTCTTCACTGCGGCAGGTTCGGTCATCATCGAGGATTTCTGGGAGGGTGCTTCGGCTCCGATCGAAGCGCTCGCAGCTGCCGGTGCCTATGATTCGGTTGCTGCGATGAACACCTACAGCCAGGGTAACGCCTCGTACGACATGATCACGTTCGTCTGA
- a CDS encoding M23 family metallopeptidase, with protein sequence MEVIRKMILTGPLFAAAALAAVSTAHGTAVADRANVPRLIVPMACDVGKTCLIQKLVDHDSGPGRRDHRCGTLTTDGHDGIDIRLRTMQDMAQGYAVLAAAGGVVLRVRDGEPDISILERGNANGRDAGNGVVIDHGNGWETQYSHLKRGSLIVRPGQRIAAGERLGLVGMSGNSEFPHLHFSVRLHGKPVDPFTGATVPAACDATKIRPGLWTTDAARALAYTPTAPITLGLASRVPPRAVADRAIPPAVEGATLPLLIWVDLIGAQDGDVQIFEIQGPDGTLLHSQTLPVSKGGLSWFAFSGKRAPAAGWPKGRYVGSYILKRDGAAIVQQRTFATMP encoded by the coding sequence ATGGAAGTTATTCGTAAAATGATTCTCACCGGGCCGCTGTTCGCCGCCGCAGCGCTGGCTGCGGTATCGACGGCACATGGGACTGCCGTAGCAGACCGGGCCAACGTACCCCGCTTGATCGTGCCAATGGCCTGCGATGTCGGCAAAACCTGCCTCATCCAGAAACTGGTCGATCATGATTCGGGGCCGGGACGGCGTGACCATCGCTGCGGCACCCTGACCACCGACGGCCATGACGGAATCGATATCCGCCTGCGCACGATGCAGGATATGGCACAGGGCTATGCGGTGCTCGCGGCGGCCGGCGGCGTCGTACTGCGCGTGCGGGATGGCGAACCCGATATTAGCATCCTTGAGCGGGGTAACGCCAATGGTCGTGACGCGGGCAATGGTGTTGTCATTGACCACGGCAATGGCTGGGAAACGCAATATAGCCATTTAAAGCGCGGCAGCCTCATCGTCCGTCCGGGCCAGCGCATTGCCGCAGGTGAGAGGCTGGGCCTAGTTGGCATGTCGGGCAATAGCGAATTTCCCCACCTTCATTTCTCCGTGCGGTTGCATGGAAAGCCGGTCGATCCGTTCACAGGCGCAACCGTTCCGGCTGCATGCGATGCGACCAAAATCCGTCCTGGCCTATGGACAACAGACGCAGCGCGCGCGCTGGCCTATACCCCTACGGCGCCGATCACGCTGGGCTTGGCGTCCCGCGTGCCGCCACGTGCGGTCGCTGATCGGGCTATTCCACCTGCCGTTGAGGGGGCAACATTGCCGTTGCTGATCTGGGTCGACCTGATCGGTGCGCAGGATGGCGACGTCCAGATTTTCGAAATCCAGGGACCGGACGGGACGCTGCTTCACAGCCAGACCCTTCCGGTGTCCAAAGGTGGTCTCAGTTGGTTTGCCTTTAGCGGAAAGCGCGCACCAGCGGCTGGGTGGCCGAAGGGTCGCTATGTTGGAAGTTATATTCTAAAACGCGATGGTGCAGCAATTGTTCAGCAACGGACCTTTGCAACGATGCCATGA